One segment of Hydrogenothermus marinus DNA contains the following:
- a CDS encoding glycosyltransferase family 2 protein, whose product MKVSLIISTYNRPDALKLTIKSALNQTYKPYEIIIADDGSTQETKKLVEKMKLNSKIPIIHVWQEDKGFRLAMIRNRAIAASKGDYIIIIDGDLILDKHFVYDHVNASKKGLFIQGSRVLLDKELTEKAISNEIMNFNFFSKGLKNRKNAIRSKILSSLFSRITTSIKGIRGCNISLYKEDILAVNGFDNTFVGWGREDSEFAVRLINKGILRKNLKFSAVAYHLYHPENSRKSLPENDMKLKKSIEKKLTWCEDGIDRFLKKE is encoded by the coding sequence GTGAAAGTATCTTTAATAATTAGTACTTATAATCGTCCAGATGCTTTAAAGCTAACTATAAAAAGTGCTTTAAATCAGACGTATAAGCCCTATGAAATAATAATAGCAGATGATGGAAGTACACAAGAAACGAAAAAATTAGTTGAAAAAATGAAATTAAATTCTAAAATCCCAATTATTCATGTATGGCAAGAAGATAAAGGATTTAGATTAGCTATGATAAGAAATCGTGCAATAGCAGCTTCAAAAGGTGATTATATTATTATTATAGATGGTGATTTAATATTAGATAAACATTTTGTTTATGATCATGTAAATGCTTCAAAAAAAGGTTTATTTATTCAAGGTTCCCGTGTTTTATTAGATAAAGAACTTACAGAAAAAGCAATATCAAATGAAATAATGAATTTTAATTTCTTTTCAAAAGGTTTGAAAAACAGAAAAAATGCAATAAGATCAAAAATTTTATCTTCTCTTTTCTCAAGAATTACAACATCCATAAAAGGAATAAGAGGTTGTAATATATCCCTTTACAAAGAAGATATTTTAGCTGTTAATGGTTTTGATAATACTTTTGTTGGTTGGGGAAGAGAAGATAGCGAATTTGCTGTAAGGCTTATAAATAAAGGAATTCTTAGAAAAAATTTAAAATTTAGTGCTGTTGCTTATCATCTTTATCATCCAGAAAACTCTAGAAAAAGCTTACCAGAAAATGATATGAAACTAAAAAAAAGTATAGAAAAAAAACTAACATGGTGTGAGGATGGAATTGATAGATTCTTAAAAAAAGAATAA
- a CDS encoding tetratricopeptide repeat protein: MKKQIYFSLLFFVFTAFAEDNFEKARKALNEKNYNLAISLLKEDCSNNIGKSCEFLGQIYDEGLGVNKDYNKAKYYYEKACKLNESFGCNNLGYLYETVNKDYNKAKYYYKKACNLGYKKACGYYAELKNIENIPKPFGLVVGKTTQEEFLRIVKERNWNISNKGYRIIKDDVSNPNIYGYFIDNINLKYLDTAKFWFYKGILMKIDYELSEDMGKNTFKVYYDKLKAKYGAPAIYREPYLAEGLAEWNFGNVKVILRVPWVSTYTYLTYEDIKLTQEADKDDEEYYKSYIQKTSKDIEGL; this comes from the coding sequence ATGAAGAAACAGATTTATTTCTCTCTTTTATTTTTTGTTTTTACTGCTTTTGCAGAAGATAATTTTGAGAAAGCAAGAAAAGCTTTAAATGAAAAAAATTATAATTTAGCAATTAGTTTATTAAAAGAGGATTGTTCTAATAACATTGGTAAGTCTTGCGAATTTTTAGGACAAATATATGATGAAGGATTAGGAGTAAATAAAGATTATAATAAAGCTAAATATTATTATGAAAAAGCTTGTAAGCTTAATGAGAGCTTTGGTTGCAATAATCTTGGTTATTTATATGAAACAGTAAATAAAGATTATAATAAAGCTAAATATTATTATAAAAAAGCTTGTAATTTAGGATACAAAAAAGCTTGTGGTTATTATGCAGAACTTAAAAATATAGAAAATATTCCTAAACCTTTTGGATTAGTTGTCGGTAAAACCACTCAAGAAGAATTTTTAAGAATAGTTAAAGAAAGGAATTGGAATATATCAAATAAAGGATACAGAATAATAAAAGATGATGTCTCTAATCCAAATATTTATGGTTATTTCATAGATAATATAAATCTAAAATATTTAGATACAGCTAAATTTTGGTTTTATAAAGGAATATTAATGAAAATTGATTATGAACTTAGTGAAGATATGGGAAAAAACACATTTAAAGTTTATTATGATAAATTAAAAGCAAAATATGGAGCACCAGCAATATATAGGGAACCTTATTTAGCAGAAGGTTTAGCAGAATGGAATTTTGGAAATGTAAAAGTAATATTAAGAGTTCCTTGGGTTTCAACATATACATATTTAACTTATGAAGATATAAAACTTACTCAAGAAGCAGATAAAGATGATGAAGAATACTATAAATCTTATATTCAAAAAACTTCTAAAGATATAGAAGGTTTATAA
- a CDS encoding ribonuclease H-like domain-containing protein: MWSWDDILEERNKHLSRFSNFIVFDIETIPDKQMLEEIGNDGEKEKHQNGEFLPIPFHKIVSISYLIIKNEDIKIFKSFVSEKEQFLINNFWDGFRQAYTGRNGYIEIFPVLITINGKDFDIPVINARSLRYIENIDETYKKYISIFLDKFDKWEDKYPRYTNRYTLYHIDIPLDIFGKKMSLKNLCYLCNIPVKQEGDGSKVEDYFNNGDLEKIARYCSEDVKATAMLFSYINEHFLSSMYLFPKIDDLENIEPEIIKD; this comes from the coding sequence ATGTGGAGTTGGGATGATATTTTAGAGGAAAGAAATAAGCATTTAAGCAGATTTTCAAATTTTATTGTTTTTGATATTGAAACTATTCCAGATAAGCAAATGCTTGAAGAAATTGGAAATGATGGAGAGAAAGAAAAGCACCAAAATGGAGAGTTTTTACCTATACCATTTCATAAAATTGTAAGCATTAGCTATCTTATTATCAAAAATGAAGATATAAAAATTTTTAAATCTTTTGTGTCTGAAAAAGAACAATTTTTAATAAATAACTTTTGGGATGGGTTTAGGCAAGCATATACAGGCAGAAATGGATATATAGAAATATTTCCTGTTTTAATTACTATAAATGGAAAAGATTTTGATATTCCTGTAATAAATGCCAGAAGTTTAAGATATATAGAAAATATAGATGAAACCTACAAAAAATATATAAGTATTTTCCTTGATAAATTTGATAAATGGGAAGATAAATATCCAAGATATACAAATAGATATACTCTTTATCATATAGATATTCCTCTTGATATTTTTGGAAAAAAAATGTCTTTAAAAAATTTATGTTATCTTTGTAATATACCTGTAAAGCAAGAAGGAGATGGCTCAAAAGTAGAAGATTATTTTAATAACGGAGATTTAGAAAAAATAGCAAGATACTGTAGTGAAGATGTAAAAGCTACTGCAATGCTTTTTTCATATATAAATGAGCATTTTCTTTCAAGTATGTATCTTTTTCCAAAGATAGATGATTTAGAAAATATTGAGCCAGAAATAATAAAGGATTAA
- a CDS encoding PD-(D/E)XK nuclease family protein, with the protein MFFSGSYSFLKENLLNLIKNIEVGKKITFIVHSNQMKLYLKEYLVKNLGILVNTEFYTLIDISKRLSEIEPLNDFDKEFIIKKFLLEKNLDLDSLPEEFNLLLQQIKEYQIPIINIKSDFVKEIINKYENFKDKKYFDREDVHQKAIEKNTDFKTDYLIIFGIKSVPKLHQRLFLKLKSISQNIFVFLPLIRNSGYFQNYQHFKEVFNFYEDMIENQAIEEKSYDINTKTANLIYKFDYDFKPFENENIRLLKAENPYQEVEFLAYEIINLIEKGNDFKDIAVIIPQIESYIPYIKDIFNKYKIPYYLSEENRYIDYPVFRKLFDIFQLKQENFSKDFVLKILDSNLINIEDIDKIYKEILNLPVIISFEEWEEYFFKEKDNNLYKILKLINDFTEETDLESYINLLKNISNLIKSEELKQFLNEIIENLENNQLYKELFPKLRYKDFLAILKTFFMQEYKENKIRANTISILNPISAEGNNFKYIFFLNLNSGNFPSTIREEILATASELNNIDYPFHLLMQQLSNFASILDKNKKIYLSYVGNGINGEKKAPSFIIEELKRILNIEIEDVKIDKPLSKKDFYIKYAKYLINLDNNLKEKYQKIKEKDLEKTKQDFKYDFVNIQFPISATKFSIYATCPYKFFFEVLMEISDIEQIDREKISPVDKGIIIHKVLENFYKNKDWEELEKQFFKEIEEKIKFLIPSYIPFAYEDAKITFDNLKKFIDWDLKRLKEEQKEPIILEEAYETKDFKGKIDRVDKDNNENYYIYDYKTGKTKIKDIEENIKTKYIQLLIYKRFLKDKKVKEIGIFSINNKNGDFLAKIDDESKLKELDSYLLSLLDQLKNKYFYPQENDYCKYCIFETFCPKDKLKEE; encoded by the coding sequence ATGTTCTTTTCAGGAAGTTATTCATTTTTAAAAGAAAATTTATTAAATCTAATAAAAAATATAGAAGTAGGTAAAAAAATTACCTTCATTGTTCATTCTAATCAGATGAAACTTTATCTTAAAGAATATCTTGTAAAAAATCTTGGGATATTAGTAAATACCGAGTTTTATACATTAATAGATATATCAAAAAGATTATCTGAGATAGAACCTCTTAATGATTTTGATAAAGAATTTATAATTAAAAAATTTTTACTTGAAAAGAATTTAGATTTAGATTCTCTTCCTGAAGAGTTTAATTTATTACTTCAACAGATTAAAGAGTATCAAATACCTATTATTAATATTAAATCAGATTTTGTTAAAGAGATAATAAATAAGTATGAAAATTTTAAAGATAAAAAATATTTTGATAGAGAAGATGTTCACCAAAAAGCAATAGAAAAAAATACAGATTTTAAAACAGATTATTTAATTATTTTTGGAATTAAATCAGTGCCAAAACTTCATCAAAGATTATTTTTAAAATTAAAATCTATTTCACAAAACATATTTGTTTTCTTGCCTTTAATAAGAAATTCAGGATATTTTCAAAATTATCAACATTTTAAAGAAGTTTTTAACTTTTATGAAGATATGATAGAAAATCAAGCAATAGAAGAAAAATCTTATGATATAAACACAAAAACAGCAAATCTTATATATAAGTTTGATTATGATTTTAAGCCTTTTGAAAATGAAAATATAAGATTATTAAAAGCAGAAAATCCTTACCAAGAAGTTGAATTTTTAGCTTATGAAATTATAAATCTTATTGAAAAAGGAAATGATTTTAAAGATATAGCAGTTATAATTCCACAGATAGAAAGTTATATTCCATATATAAAAGATATTTTCAATAAATATAAAATTCCTTATTATCTGTCTGAAGAAAATAGATATATTGATTATCCAGTTTTTAGAAAGCTATTTGATATTTTTCAATTAAAACAGGAAAACTTTTCAAAAGATTTTGTTTTAAAAATTTTAGATAGCAATTTAATTAATATTGAAGACATAGACAAAATATATAAAGAAATTTTAAATCTACCTGTAATTATATCTTTTGAGGAATGGGAAGAATATTTCTTTAAAGAAAAAGATAATAATTTATATAAAATTTTAAAACTGATTAATGATTTTACAGAAGAAACAGATTTAGAAAGCTATATAAATCTACTAAAAAATATATCAAATTTAATAAAATCAGAAGAACTTAAGCAGTTTTTAAATGAAATAATAGAAAATTTAGAAAATAATCAACTTTATAAAGAGCTTTTTCCAAAGCTAAGATATAAAGATTTTTTAGCCATATTGAAAACATTTTTTATGCAAGAGTATAAAGAAAACAAAATAAGAGCAAATACAATATCAATATTAAATCCAATTTCAGCAGAAGGAAATAATTTTAAATACATATTCTTTTTAAATCTTAATTCAGGAAATTTTCCATCTACCATAAGAGAAGAGATTTTAGCAACAGCTTCAGAACTTAATAATATAGACTATCCTTTTCATCTTCTTATGCAACAACTTTCAAATTTTGCATCAATATTAGACAAAAATAAAAAAATATATCTTTCTTATGTAGGAAATGGAATAAATGGAGAAAAAAAGGCACCTTCTTTTATTATTGAAGAACTAAAAAGAATATTAAATATTGAAATAGAAGATGTAAAAATAGATAAACCTTTAAGTAAAAAAGATTTTTATATAAAATATGCAAAATATTTAATAAATTTAGATAATAATCTAAAAGAAAAATATCAAAAAATAAAAGAAAAAGATTTAGAAAAAACAAAACAAGATTTTAAATATGATTTTGTAAACATTCAGTTTCCAATATCAGCAACAAAGTTTAGTATATATGCAACCTGTCCTTATAAATTCTTTTTTGAAGTATTAATGGAAATTTCAGATATTGAGCAGATAGATAGAGAAAAAATATCACCTGTAGATAAAGGAATTATTATCCATAAAGTTTTAGAAAATTTTTATAAAAATAAAGATTGGGAAGAACTTGAAAAGCAGTTTTTTAAAGAAATAGAAGAAAAAATAAAATTTTTAATACCTTCTTATATACCATTTGCTTATGAAGATGCAAAAATAACCTTTGACAATTTAAAAAAATTTATAGATTGGGATTTAAAAAGATTAAAAGAAGAGCAAAAAGAACCTATAATTTTAGAAGAAGCATACGAAACAAAAGATTTTAAAGGAAAGATAGATAGAGTAGATAAAGATAACAATGAAAATTATTACATTTATGATTACAAAACCGGAAAAACAAAAATAAAAGATATAGAAGAAAATATAAAAACAAAGTATATCCAGCTTTTAATATACAAAAGATTTTTAAAAGACAAAAAAGTAAAAGAGATAGGAATATTTTCTATAAATAACAAAAATGGAGATTTTTTAGCAAAAATTGATGATGAAAGTAAATTAAAAGAGCTTGATAGCTATTTATTAAGCTTGTTGGACCAATTAAAAAATAAATATTTTTATCCTCAAGAAAATGATTATTGTAAATACTGTATTTTTGAGACTTTTTGTCCAAAAGACAAACTAAAAGAGGAATAA
- a CDS encoding UvrD-helicase domain-containing protein, which yields MANINYIASAGTGKTYNLIKNVIEKITKENIELKNLLILTFTEKAAAELKEKIAESIKEKISDKNTDLKDKIKLHKQLLFIDSGYIGTFHSVFYRFLRKYPEITKIDLSSQIIDEEEIKDFLYISFEEWIKEDFEKDKDIWLEIANFLEANPKEIKKIFFDLYKNRTKIKISDSNTDLNYQKEKINTQKKELLALEEEVIKQYKENQKFFKKEAEEKIKTVFNQLKRKNLSKLKKGENLVNKKKEKEVPDLYSFFEYFCHKVNNLRNYVRDYNAKLILKKFRDFKEYFQEKKQKEQILDFTDILLKTEELIKNEKVRKQLKDKFKYIFIDEFQDTDMIQAKIIKQISNNNIFVFGDPKQCIYTWRNANLKVYFEFLEENNFEDIVLNTNYRSDKCIVDFHNRLISIKDYLKHIDEKYKVEVNHNKSFENSYIKHFILNTEDKEIQAKLTIKIIQDLIKEGQKYEDIMILFLNNDDIREFKKILDQYNIPNIITADENLFDSEEIKLILNILKYIEYPENRLNLLKILKSPLILADDKTIYEKNLNISNKNLEIINQIISQKNSLTLQQIIDKIFEETDLIEIFSIIDENSIENFNIFKKIYKQKSLEGYSLRDFILYLETSTYPKGNENDKNAVKLFTIHKSKGLESPVIIMPLIDHKPYQIRLGEELYIKKEIPLLNLTKQGAVSKKLKKYKKTLKEEIKNENERLFYVATTRAKEKLIFISGTQNRENSFKNILEKVSNIEKETIDIENILLEKNEDEEQSLKDIEKQLKEIEKKEKQREKIYEKALKQQPFTSVSKIMEEEKEEVVKTSVNQEIATYTGILTHLILENLDFKNFSEKDINKLIQEKQNIIPNKIKKQVVENVKTILERFENSNLHNELKNAEILFKELPFSLYEDGKIIDGRIDIIYKKDGKIIVMDFKTNKYETEEEKQKIIKMYETQKNYYLKAVQKFITKEEVIFKLGLLWKGEVV from the coding sequence ATGGCAAATATTAACTATATAGCATCAGCAGGAACAGGAAAAACATATAATCTTATAAAAAATGTTATAGAAAAGATAACAAAAGAAAATATAGAGCTAAAAAATTTATTAATATTAACCTTTACAGAAAAGGCAGCAGCAGAACTTAAAGAAAAAATAGCAGAAAGTATAAAAGAAAAAATATCAGATAAAAACACAGATTTAAAAGATAAAATAAAACTACATAAACAGCTTTTATTTATAGATAGTGGATATATTGGAACATTTCATAGTGTGTTTTATAGATTTTTAAGAAAATATCCAGAAATAACAAAAATAGATTTATCTTCTCAGATTATAGATGAAGAAGAAATAAAAGATTTTTTATATATATCTTTTGAAGAATGGATAAAAGAAGATTTTGAAAAAGATAAAGATATATGGCTTGAAATTGCAAATTTTTTAGAAGCAAACCCAAAAGAAATAAAAAAAATATTTTTTGACCTTTACAAAAATAGAACAAAAATAAAAATTTCTGATTCAAATACGGATTTAAACTATCAGAAAGAAAAAATAAACACTCAGAAAAAAGAGTTATTAGCCTTAGAAGAAGAAGTAATAAAACAATATAAAGAAAATCAAAAGTTCTTTAAAAAAGAAGCAGAAGAAAAAATAAAAACAGTTTTTAATCAATTAAAGCGAAAAAATTTAAGCAAATTAAAAAAAGGTGAAAATTTAGTAAATAAAAAGAAAGAAAAGGAGGTTCCAGATTTATATAGTTTCTTTGAATATTTCTGTCACAAAGTAAATAATTTAAGAAATTATGTAAGAGATTATAATGCAAAATTAATTTTAAAAAAATTTAGAGATTTTAAAGAATATTTCCAAGAAAAAAAACAAAAAGAGCAGATATTAGATTTTACAGATATATTATTAAAAACAGAAGAACTTATAAAAAATGAAAAAGTAAGAAAGCAATTAAAAGATAAATTTAAATATATATTTATAGATGAGTTTCAAGATACAGATATGATCCAAGCAAAAATAATAAAGCAGATTTCAAACAATAATATATTTGTATTTGGAGACCCTAAACAATGTATATATACTTGGAGAAATGCAAATTTAAAAGTATATTTTGAATTTTTAGAAGAAAATAATTTTGAAGATATAGTTTTAAACACAAATTATAGAAGTGATAAATGCATAGTTGATTTTCATAATAGGTTAATTTCCATAAAAGATTATTTAAAACATATAGATGAAAAATACAAAGTAGAAGTTAATCATAATAAATCTTTTGAAAATAGCTATATAAAGCATTTCATCTTAAATACTGAAGATAAAGAAATCCAAGCAAAACTTACAATAAAAATAATTCAAGATTTAATTAAAGAAGGCCAAAAATATGAAGATATTATGATACTTTTTTTAAATAATGATGATATAAGAGAGTTTAAAAAAATACTTGACCAGTATAATATTCCAAATATCATAACAGCAGATGAAAATCTATTTGATAGCGAAGAAATAAAATTAATTCTCAATATACTAAAATATATAGAATATCCAGAAAATAGACTAAATCTTTTAAAAATCCTAAAATCACCATTAATATTAGCAGATGATAAAACAATTTATGAAAAAAATCTAAATATCAGCAATAAAAATTTAGAAATAATAAATCAGATTATAAGTCAGAAAAACTCATTAACCTTACAACAAATAATAGATAAAATATTTGAAGAAACAGATTTAATAGAAATATTTTCAATAATTGATGAAAATTCTATAGAAAACTTTAATATCTTTAAAAAAATATATAAACAAAAAAGTTTAGAAGGATATAGCTTAAGAGATTTTATACTTTATTTAGAAACATCAACCTATCCAAAAGGAAATGAAAATGATAAAAATGCAGTAAAACTTTTTACAATCCATAAATCAAAAGGATTAGAAAGCCCTGTAATTATAATGCCTTTAATAGATCATAAACCTTATCAAATTAGATTAGGAGAAGAACTTTATATAAAAAAGGAAATACCTTTATTAAACCTTACTAAGCAAGGAGCAGTTAGCAAAAAATTAAAAAAATATAAAAAAACCCTTAAAGAGGAAATAAAAAATGAAAATGAAAGATTATTTTATGTAGCAACAACAAGAGCAAAAGAAAAACTAATATTTATATCAGGAACCCAAAATAGAGAAAACTCATTTAAAAATATTTTAGAAAAAGTTTCAAATATAGAAAAAGAAACCATAGATATTGAAAATATATTACTTGAAAAAAATGAAGATGAAGAACAATCTTTAAAAGATATAGAAAAACAACTAAAAGAGATTGAAAAAAAGGAAAAACAAAGAGAAAAAATCTATGAAAAAGCACTAAAACAACAACCTTTTACATCTGTTTCAAAAATAATGGAAGAAGAAAAAGAAGAAGTTGTAAAAACATCTGTAAATCAAGAAATAGCCACATATACAGGAATTTTAACTCATTTAATACTAGAAAATTTAGACTTTAAAAACTTTTCTGAAAAAGATATAAATAAGCTTATACAAGAAAAACAAAATATAATTCCAAATAAAATCAAAAAACAAGTTGTAGAAAATGTAAAAACTATTTTAGAAAGATTTGAAAATTCAAACCTACATAATGAGCTAAAAAATGCAGAAATATTATTTAAAGAACTTCCATTTTCTTTGTATGAAGATGGAAAAATAATAGATGGAAGAATAGATATTATCTACAAAAAAGATGGAAAAATAATTGTAATGGATTTTAAAACAAACAAATATGAAACAGAAGAAGAAAAACAAAAAATTATAAAAATGTATGAAACTCAAAAAAATTACTATCTAAAAGCAGTCCAAAAATTCATAACCAAA